A single Oryctolagus cuniculus chromosome 16, mOryCun1.1, whole genome shotgun sequence DNA region contains:
- the LOC138845769 gene encoding olfactory receptor 7E178-like: protein MAYDCFVAICHPLHYQAIKNPGCCGFLVLVSFGASLLYSLLQNLMVLRDSCFKKVEISNFFCEPTQLLSLTPSDSFTNDVFTYLVGIIYGFLPITGILLSYYNVVSSILRIPSAGGKYKAFSTCGSHVSVVCLFYGTGLGVYLSSTFSLSLGEGAWASVVYTLVTSMFNPFIYSLRNRDLKRAIQKLLSNTA from the coding sequence ATGGCCTATGACTGTTTTGTCGCCATCTGTCACCCCCTGCATTACCAGGCCATCaagaatcctggctgctgtggcttctTAGTTTTGGTGTCCTTTGGGGCCAGCCTTCTGTATTCCCTGCTGCAGAACTTGATGGTCTTAAGGGATTCCTGCTTCAAGAAAGtggaaatttctaatttcttctgtgagCCTACTCAGCTTCTCAGCCTGACTCCCTCCGACTCCTTCACCAACGACGTATTCACATATCTTGTTGGCATCATCTATGGTTTTCTCCCTATCACAGGGATCCTCCTCTCTTACTATAACGTTGTGTCCTCCATTCTGAGAATCCCCTCAGCAGGTGGGAAGTACAAAGCCTTCTCTACCTGTGGCTCTCATGTGTCAGTCGTTTGCTTATTTTATGGAACAGGCCTTGGGGTGTATCTCAGTTcaactttctcactttctctgggGGAGGGTGCCTGGGCTTCTGTGGTATATACTCTGGTCACCTCCATGTTCAACCCCtttatctacagcctgaggaacagggaCTTGAAGAGAGCCATACAGAAGCTCCTCAGCAACACAGCCTAA
- the LOC127486339 gene encoding olfactory receptor 7E178-like: protein MQNITCVSEFHLMGFSEDPELQPFLFVLFLSMYLITVIGNLLIILVIISDSHLHTPMYFFLCNLSLADVGFTSTTVPKMIVDIHTHSTVISYMGCLTQMSLFLICGCMDDLILTVMAYDRFVAICHPLHYQAIMNPSRCSFLVLVSFVASLLDSLLNNLMVLKVTCFKQVEISNFFCDPSQLLSLACSDSFTNDIVRYLVGIIYGFFPISGILLSYYKIISSILRVPSPGGRYRAFSTCGSHLSAVCLFYGTAIGVYLSSTVAVSPGKGALASVVYTVVTPMLNPFIYSLRNRDMKRAMWRFLRKTGSSQSLGHASGLLVGAAAK from the coding sequence ATGCAAAATATCACATGTGTCTCAGAATTCCATCTCATGGGATTCTCAGAGGATCCAGAACTGCAGCCCTTCCTCTTTGTGCTGTTTCTGTCAATGTACTTGATCACAGTGATCGGGAACCTGCTCATCATCTTGGTCATCATCTCAGACTCCCACCTGCATACCCCCATGTATTTTTTCCTCTGCAACCTGTCCTTGGCTGATGTGGGTTTCACCTCCACCACGGTTCCCAAGATGATTGTGGACatccacactcacagcacagTCATCTCCTATATGGGCTGCCTGAcacagatgtctctctttctcatctgtgGATGCATGGATGATTTGATTCTGActgtgatggcctatgaccggTTTGTCGCAATCTGTCACCCCCTGCATTACCAGGCCATCATGAATCCCAGCCGCTGTAGCTTCTTAGTTTTGGTGTCCTTTGTGGCCAGCCTTTTGGATTCTCTGTTGAATAATCTGATGGTGTTAAAAGTTACCTGCTTCAAGCAAGtagaaatttctaatttcttctgtgacccttcTCAACTTCTCAGTCTTGCCTGCTCTGACTCCTTCACCAATGACATAGTCAGGTATCTTGTTGGCATCATATATGGTTTTTTCCCTATCTCAGGGATCCTCCTCTCTTACTATAAAATCATTTCTTCCATTCTGAGAGTCCCATCACCAGGTGGGAGGTACagagccttctccacctgtggctctcacCTGTCGGCCGTTTGCTTATTTTATGGAACAGCCATTGGGGTCTATCTCAGTTCAACTGTCGCAGTGTCTCCTGGAAAGGGTGCCTTGGCCTCAGTGGTGTACACTGTGGTCACCCCCATGCTCAACCCCtttatctacagcctgaggaacagggaCATGAAGAGGGCCATGTGGAGGTTCCTCAGGAAAACAGGCTCATCTCAGTCCCTGGGCCATGCGTCTGGACTCTTGGTGGGAGCTGCAGCAAAATGA